From Thalassophryne amazonica chromosome 5, fThaAma1.1, whole genome shotgun sequence:
catctgcagaggaatggtctatttgaagagtttcagtcaggttttagaattcatcatagtacagaaacagcatagtgaaggttacaatgatcttcttatggcctcggacagtggactcatctctgtgcttgttctgttagacctcagtgctgcttttgatactgttgaccataaaattttattacagagattagagcatgcctaggtattaaaggcactgcgctgcggtggtttgatcatatttgtctaatagattacaatttgttcatgtaaatgggaatcttcttcacaggactaaagttaattatggagttccacaaggttctgtgctaggaccaattttattcactttatacatgctttcccttaggcagtattattagacggtattgcttaaattttcatgttacgcagatgatacccagctttatctatccatgaagccagaggacacacaccaattagctaaactgcaggattgtcttacagacataaagacatggatgacctctaatttcctgcttttaaactcagataaaactgaagttattgtacttggccccacaaatcttagaaacatggtgtctaaccagatccttactctggatggcattaccctgacctctagtaatactgtgagaaatcttggagtcatttttaatcaggatatgtcattcaaagcgcatattaaacaaatatgtaggactgcttttttgcatttacgcaatatctctaaaatcagaaaggtctcagagtgatgctgaaaaactaattcatgcatttatttcctctaggctggactattgtaattcattattatcaggttgtcctaaaagttccctaaaaagccttcagttaattcaaaatgctgcagctagagtactaacggggactagaaggagagagcatatctcaccctattggcctctcttcattggctcctgttaattctagaatagaatttaaaattcttcttcttacttataaggttttgaataatcaggtcccatcttatcttagggaccctcgtagtactatatcaccccaatagagcgcttcgctctcagactgcaggcttacttgtagttcctagggtttgtaagagtagaatgggaggcagagccttcagctttcaggctcctctcctgtggaaccagctcccaattcagatcagggagacagacaccctctctacttttaagattaggcttaaaacttttcctttttgctaaagcttatagttagggctggatcaggtgacctgaaccatcccttagttatgctgctatagacgtagactgctggggggttcccatgatgcactgtttctttctctttttgctctgtatgcaccactctgcatttaatcattagtgatcgatctctgctcccctccacagcatgtctttttcctggttctctccctcagccccaaccagtcctagcagaagactgcccctccctgagcctggttctgctggaggtttcttcctgttaaaagggagtttttccttcccactgtagccaagtgcttgctcacagggggtcgttttgaccgttggggttttacataattattgtatggccttgtcttacaatataaagcgccttggggcaactgtttgttgtgatttggcgctatataaaaaattgattgattgattgattgattgatattaaagTGTCAGTGTGTGAAGCCTGGTGTGATACTAGGATGTCACTGGGTGATGACTGGTGTGATATTAAGGTGTCACTGGGTGAAGACTGGTGTGATACTAAGGTGTCATTGGGTGAAGGCTAGTGTGATTCTACAGTGTAAATGGGTGAAGACTGGTGTGATACTATGATGGCATTGGGTGATGACTGGTGTGATATTAAGGTGTCACTGGGTGATGACTGGTGCGATATTAAGGTGTCAGTGGGTGACGTCTGGTGTGATACTAGGATGTCATTGGGTGATGACTGGTGTGATATTAAGGTGTCATTGGGTGAAGTCTGGTGTGATACTAGGATGTCATTGGGTGATGACTGGTGTGATATTAAGGTGTCACTGGGTGAAGACTGGTGTGATATTAAGGTCTCATTGGGTGAAGACTGGTGTGATGCTAAGGTGTCATTGGGTGATGACTGGTGTGACACTAAGGTGTCACTGGGTGAAGACTGGTATGATATTAAGGTGTCATTGGGTGAAGACTGGTGTGATATTAAGGTGTCATTGGGTAAAGACTGGTGTGATGCTAAGGTGTCATTGGGTGATGACTGGTGTGATGCTAAGGTGTCATTGGGTGAAGACTGGTGTGATGCTAGGGTGAAATTGGGTGAAGACTGGTGTGACACTAAGGCGTCATTGGGTGAAGACTGGTGTGATATTAAGGTGTCATTGGGTGATGACTGGTGTGATACAAGGATGTCATTGGGTGATGACTGGTGTGATATTAAGGTGTCATTGGGTGAAGACTGGTGTGATATTAAGGTGTCATTGGGTGAAGACTGGTGTGATATTAAGGTGTCATTGGGTGAAGACTAGTGTGATGCTACGGTGTAATTGGGTGAAGACTGGTGTGATACTATGATGGCATTGGGTGATGGCTGGTGTGATATTAAGGTGTCACTGGGTGATGACTGGTGTGATATTAAGGTGTCACTGGGTGATGACTGGTGTGATATTAAGGTGTCAGTGGGTGAAGTTTGGTGTGATACTAGGATGTCATTGGGTGATGACTGGTGTGATATTAAGGTGTCAGTGGGTGAAGACTAATATGATACTAGGATGTCATTGGGTGATGACTGGTGTGACACTAAGGTGTCACTGGGTGAAGACTGGTATGATATTAAGGTGTCATTGGGTGAAGACTGGTGTGATATTAAGGTGTCATTGGGTGAAGACTGGTGTGATATTAAGGTGTCATTGGGTGAAGACTGGTGTGATAATAAGGTGTCAGTGGGTGAAGACTGGTGTGATGCTAAGGTATCAGTGGGTGAAGACTGGTGTGATGCTAGGGTGTCATTGGGTGAAGACTGGTGTGATATTAAGGTGTCATTGGGTGAAGACTGGTGTGATATTAAGGTGTCAGTGTGTGAAGCCTGCTGTGATACTAGGATGTCATTGGGTGATGACTGGTGTGATGCTAAGGTGTCATTGGGTGATGACTGGTGTGACACTAAGGTGTCACTGGGTGAAGACTGGTATGATATTAAGGTGTCATTGGGTGAAGACTGGTGTGATATTAAGGTGTCATTGGGTGAAGACTGGTGTGATATTAAGGTGTCATTGGGTGAAGACTGGTGTGATAATAAGGTGTCAGTGGGTGATGACTGGTGTGACACTAAGGTGTCACTGGGTGAAGACTGGTATGATATTAAGGTGTCATTGGGTGAAGACTGGTGTGATATTAAGGTGTCATTGGGTGAAGACTGGTGTGATATTAAGGTGTCATTGGGTGAAGACTGGTGTGATAATAAGGTGTCAGTGGGTGAAGACTGGTGTGATGCTAAGGTATCAGTGGGTGAAGACTGGTGTGATGCTAGGGTGTCATTGGGTGAAGACTGGTGTGATATTAAGGTGTCATTGGGTGAAGACTGGTGTGACACTAAGGTGACATTGGGTGAAGACTGGTGTGATATTAAGATACCATTGGGTGATGACTGGTGTGATATTCAGATGTCACTGGGTGAAGACTGTTGTGACACTTAGGTGTCATCGGGTGAAGACTGGTGTGATACTAAGGTTTCACTGGGCGATTACTGTTGTGACACTaaggcaggggtattcaactcattccagaaagagtcgagagggtgcaggctttctttgcacccacccactccaccaggtgattgcactgattaactgattccacctactCAAAGTTATGTTatgcagtgaaatcacctggtggagtgggtggttgcaaagaaagcctgcaccctctcgaccctttctggaatgagttgaagactcTAAGGTGTTATTGGGTGAAGACTGGTGTGATACTAAGGTGTCACTGGGTGATGACTCGGGTGGTGCTAAGGTGTCATTCATTCAACATTACGTTTACAGCTGTATTCACTGGAACAGCATCACATCATACAGCGTGaataacaaaaacaatgtaaTGACAAAATCACGTTTTACATGATTGTTGTCTGAACCCATTCATGTTCTCCTTTTATCCACTGACGAATTTCTGAAGAGACTTTTTATTCTGACAAACCCACTCACTCATACAGTAATGTTCCTGTAGTTTTTAATCAACAGTACAATCGTACAGTAGCTTGACACTCATATTGTTTGTTAACCAGGGGCTGTTTTGCTTTATGTCATTTCTTTGTATCTATGTGAAACTTTCTTTCATGTTGTCTTTGTGTAGGAGGTTTTCAGAGAGCAATGACAAAAGCTGGTTGCGTTCTTTATTTAAGCACAAAGTGGATGCCAGAAAAGATGCCCACTCCAACCTGCTGTCAAAGAAGGAGACCAGCCACCTGTATAAAATACAATGTAGGCAAAAGCTTCTTATTTgcaaggaaatgtttttgttgttgtttttgtttttaagatgCTGCACAGTTACACTACTTTATATTGACTATCATCAGTATGTGAATAGGCTTTCTTTGCAgaaaatagtttaaaaaaatcacataaatTGAATTTAATCCACATTGACTTCACTGAGCTGCAGCATTATATCATCAACATGGTGTAATGTGTTAGTCTAAAAATGCTGGATCACGCTTTGTACGTAACATCAAAATACTCATCTGGTTTTCTTTGTGCATCTGCTAATGAGTGTCTGTTGCAgagaaatctatcattctgttcagcTTTGATCTTTGCTTCTGCAGCATATTTCACACCATGTAGGGGTCTCATTTCAAACACTCTATCAGCCGTAGCCTATAACCTCTTGAAGGCGTATCGGTTTTTTATATAAAAGTTTTTGCTGAATTGGAGTGTGAAATTACTCTGTAGGAGAATTATGACTGttgcttgtgttttttgtttttttttaaaaatgtgttcaaTTCTGACAGGTTTCTCTCCCTCTTTCAGTTCACAATGTCAAACCGGAGTGTTTGGAAGCATACAACAGTCTAGAGTGAGTATGTTCACCTTTTACCCAGTCATGTTGTGTCTAAagcaataaaacaacaacaaaaaatcaatCAAGGCAGGCTTCCATTGGTTTATTTGTGGAACTCAAATGTAAGTattcagtgccaaatcacaacataagtcacctaaGGCTCTAAGCAAAGTTTAAACCTTTTCGACACCCTGAGCAAGCTTGTTGGCTAAGGTGATAGGGAAACCTCTCTCAAGTGTTTTTTGGACTATAGGAAGAAaccgcaagcagaccagactcagtggggtagccatctgctttggccatgtttGAGGTATACGTTTACATATAAATACATCTGGATAAAAATCTGGTAGATTGTTTTCCTTTGAGACTACAGGTGGAGAACTTAATTAATCAAATTTATGGAGGTTCATCCATAAAGTTGGACTTTAAATGGTACACATGAACTCATGGTACACATGAGTATCAAAGATGGATAATCATAGACTTCCTTTGTGAGTCCACTTTGTCATTTTGGTATAAGAGTTTTAGGAGATACATTTACAAATCTAATATATGTAATGCTTtactatatttttatttttaatactaaCTACAGGGCTGAGGTGCAGTATAAGCTCCATCATGACCTGAACTACCCATGTGATGTTGTCGGAAGCTGGAACACCTGGTATGGGGAACAGGACCAAGCTGGTAAGCAGCACAGTTGCAGAAAAAGCAACTCACTGCAGTGTACACTGCCAACAAGACCCAAAATGACCCATCTTCTAATGGCTCAGAAGAAGATCCTACACAGGCCCTGAGGATCATTGATGCCAGGGctagatttcaatttcaatttattttcatttatataatgccaaatcacaacaaggttgcctcaaggcgcttcacacaagtaaggtttaatttGGATACTGTACTATGAAGCAAATGAGGGTATTCCTCTCCCCTGGATGGTATGTTAGTCTGTTTTTctcccccagccaaggccagtacccatttatagctggatggactggaacaatgcagatgaagtgtcttgttcaagaacAGAAACTGGTAGTGTGACCagaattcaaacccaggtctacctaTTGGTAGCCCAACATCTATCCTATGGAGCTACATACCGTATTTAATTAAATTCCAAGTACACCCCTTTTTACAGCCCCTACCCCATGCAGTTTATTTCCGTGTTATAAGTATATTCATCAGCACGTTTAGTGAACACTTACAAAGACACGGTTCAACATCACTCTCATGATCACCATCAGTTTGAAAGGGAAAAGTCACCTTTGGAAGTATTTAGCAGTTTTATTGCAGTTTTACGGAGAGGGGGTGTGGAGAAGTGGAAATCAGCTTTCTTGATTAATtacaattttatttaaaaaatttctTGACTTGGCTTTTTATATGTAAATTGACATTAGTATTGACAACTATTTCAGGCCACAGTCTACATCTTAAATATGTTTTGTCAGGTTGGTTTCTAGTATATGTCTTGTATATATCTAGTATTTTGCAcatttaaaatgaaattaaagtTAGTAAAATAGCCTATGTTGCAATGCTTTTAACAAATGCATTCAAAAATACCAAAGCTCTGCTCTTTTTTTTCAAATAGTCACAAATTTCGCTGAATATATTCCAAGACCATCTGAAAGTATGTAGCTCAGTGAGATAAGGAGTCTGGGTACTAGACCTGGGATTTATTCTcagtcatgctacctgtttgtgtctttggacaaAACGCTTCATCTGTATTGCGTAAAAGCCACCCATACCAGTTTTGGCTGGAGTCATGAACTTTCagctgcttcatgctacagaatccagagatcagaaccgatgggcctcagggcctacactGGACATGGTAAGCTTAAGGATATTCTTTATTTCAGTTGCTACACTTTTGGTTTAAATTCTTTGGCTGATCCACAGATGCATACATGAAATTCAAAAGCAATGCCTCTCCTGCTACAGTACATATGAAAATACATGGTGTACATAATTTCATTACTGAGGGACTCCAGAGAGCAAGAAACAATAATGTGATGGAGGTGTCTCTTGGTTGTGTCAGTGTTTTGTCTCAGTACAACAGTGTCATCTGCTGTTCTGCTTTTGCAGTGCATCTGTGGCGATACAGAGGAGGCTACCCAGCTTTGACTGAATGCCTCAATAAGTTGAATAAAAACAAGGTGAGCTGCAGGCTGTTTCTTAATCTGTATAgaaaaatgaaaaacacaacaaTGATGAGATTTTAAATGCAAATGATTTAAATTTCTTCTCTTTTAGCATGTATATTAGATGGCAACACAGATTAAGTTTTCCttatttttgttcactttttAAAAATCCTGCTTTCAGGAATATTTAGAGTTTCGTAAGGAAAGGGCAAAGATGTTGATTTCAAGGAGGAACCAGCTTCTTCTAGAGTTCAGCTACTGGAACGAGCCTCTGCCCAGACAAGGGCCGAACATCTATGAATTGCGAACTTATAATATCAAGGTAGGCTGGACAATGTTGGAGTGTATGTTTATATCATCCTCACagtgtgtttgtgattgttttgCCTCTGACAGCCTCGGCTTGTAGATGATGAGTCCCTGGATTTGACAATAGTTACAGtaatttaataaatttaataaaaagaCTTAATATACTTACGTAGATGGTCTCTACCTTTGCATGATATGAATGCCTCCTAGTGGCAACTGCATGAATTAATGTGCACAATGAAGGTATCCCATGTCTTCCAGatgatgaacttttttttttttaagggttaaATTAAGTTAATGTCTATATTACCTATAACCTAACCTAACCCAATGAACTGTAGACCTAATGAATGGTAGACAAAGATTTCAGGAATTTATATAACATTAtgggattcaatgggaagaccattgcaggtcacagcaaactcatttgtgcctaaactaaattcattcatgggtttaagattcaaaatgccatccaaaatggccaccaatagacccttatcattgaatctatctctgtgatatttacgtTGTTTATATGTTATTTAAAGGCGTTTTAGtggaaaaccctattttggtggcaatcttggataactggcttgaggccaggctTTATTttggggaacatcctgattgtgttttggggtcatctaaggaacctaaaaaagttagtttggtttagtcctgggggagtgcaaaggtagtggtcatagctcccctagaATTCTGCATCCTTGAAATGTCCCCTGCTGGTGACTGAGTGCACTAATATACATTCATTTCAGTCACTGTAATCAAGGGTCAAGGGGGTGATGGAgtctaccccagcagtcatatggcAAGAGGTGAAGTACAACCCGGATAGGATCTCAGCCTGTCGCAAGGACAGAAATAGACAGACAAAttaattcacactcacacacctacaGCCAGTTTAAAGCTACATAAGCCAGAGCACATGGAGGGAACTGACGGGAACATGGGGACAACatacagactccacacagaatggactaTGTGGGAAGTGATGCgaagacctttttgctgtgagacaacaatactaacctaagccactgtgctgcccataatCAAGGAATGTGTCTGTCCACTCCAGTTAGTTAACATGATTACTCAGAAACAATAATAAAACCTATCAATTTTGTCAAATCTGACCCAGTCCTTTtcatgtggagtttgtatgttctcccggtGGTTGTGTGGGTTccatccagcttcctcccacttccaaagacatgcaggttaaataaACTGGAAActaaactgactgtaggtgtgagtgaaagTGTAAATGTGTTTGCCTGTATGCGTCgaccctgcaatggactggtggcTTATCCACAGTGCACCACGCCTCGCACCCAGTGGCCACTGCAGTGACCCTTAAGTGGATTACATGgacttagaaaatgaatgaataagtgcTATCATCCTGTAAGTCACAAAATGAAAAAGGCCATATTTCCTGCAATTCGCCCGGTAAGTGATTCAGTAACCCCGCGCAAAACCAGAGCAGTCAAAAGAATTTGTAGTTATTCTAGTATACATCCCTTTAAGTAGGAATGTTGGCACAgtgggacatgtctgggcttgttcaggCAGACACATCTACAGTAAGCGTATTGTTtggatgtgatgtatgacaccttGTTACTAATTGCAGGGTCCTAGTGGCCACTAAGGCTGTATAAAACGTCCTCCACATGACACTGATGCAACTCTATACAGTCATTTTATCCCATTACATTGTCCATCTTATGTTCCTTTCAGCCAGGAACCATGATCGAGTGGGGCAACCACTGGTAAGCCTCAACTCCCTTAATTTGCTTTAGAACACTAATAATTGTTGAGATGTTTTGAAAACTGTGCAATCATTTGTCAGGTGTTCAGCTTATGTTTACATCCACGATAATTTTACCTGTTACAACAGGGCACGAGCAATCAAATACAGACAGGAGAACAACGAAGCAGTGGGCGGCTTCTTCTCACAGATTGGACAACTCTACATCGTTCATCACTTTTGGGGTTAGTACAGTGTGTACACCGTGTTTGAGGTGTTTTGGATGTACACAAGTCCAAGCACTAGTTCCCAATCAATTAATTAGCTAAAGTAAATCATAGGCAGTGTTGTAATGTatcaaagtagaaatactttgttactgtacttaagtagaattttggcaTATCTGTACTTTaatttgttatttacatttctggtgactttcacttttactccactacatttcctcaataacaTGTATAATTCTGCTCCGATGCATTTCCCTTAACCATCTTCATTACTCCTTactataaaagtagaagaaaattccattgggcaatgcctgtttgcagaggtgaaagtaagccggaGCGCAGCAGATACAGTCCTTTACAGCCGGAGCACATGGGGACGCCTTTCACCCCTGCAACATCAAGTgttgtgtttgacataaaacatgtttaaaagacaaaaaatataaaagatgacaggttgaatctgttcccccgctgaggaagaggacactgtggagggtgaaaacagTCTGCACTTTGGACTCCAAACATGCACAccgtgatgcacacacacacacacacacacacacatacacaccaggcatgtaaacctcatcaatGACAACGAtttgatacactaccagcgatacgatacatatagcaatacatgacgatactgacgatacgatgcgatatgattcacccctgttcccgattcgattCAATTCAATATGTATTTTATggcaattcaattcctcacaacgcGATTTGGTGCAATACGATTAATGATGCCAtcgatcgatgccattatcgattccgcttatcgagccaattctttatcgattcccttatcagtgcaacatttattgagttttaaagtaaattaatatgaaattggtcactggatccttgatctctggacataaataaaaatctgtaaaatctgtacatggtcactggat
This genomic window contains:
- the nipsnap1 gene encoding protein NipSnap homolog 1, which encodes MATAYPVLSKVKGRIFYRYSLNHVTRRFSESNDKSWLRSLFKHKVDARKDAHSNLLSKKETSHLYKIQFHNVKPECLEAYNSLEAEVQYKLHHDLNYPCDVVGSWNTWYGEQDQAVHLWRYRGGYPALTECLNKLNKNKEYLEFRKERAKMLISRRNQLLLEFSYWNEPLPRQGPNIYELRTYNIKPGTMIEWGNHWARAIKYRQENNEAVGGFFSQIGQLYIVHHFWAYDSFQTREETRNSAWLKEGWDANVYYTVPLIRSMESRIMIPTKNSPLQ